A genomic region of Vitis vinifera cultivar Pinot Noir 40024 chromosome 7, ASM3070453v1 contains the following coding sequences:
- the LOC100240941 gene encoding serine/threonine-protein kinase SRK2I, translating into MKGKSVTQCAEHLEGLIKGKEAAKGPTWKLGMDRSTLALGPIMDLPIMHDSDRYDFVRDIGSGNFGIARLMRDKLTKELVAVKYIERGDKIDENVQREIINHRSLRHPNIVRFKEVILTPTHLAIVMEYAAGGELFERICKAGRFIEDEARFFFQQLISGVSYCHAMQICHRDLKLENTLLDGSPAPRLKICDFGYSKSSVLHSQPKSTVGTPAYIAPEVLMRQEYDGKIADVWSCGVTLYVMLVGAYPFEDPDEPKDFRKTIQRILSVQYSIPSSVQISTECHHLISRIFVADPGARITIPEIKNHEWFLKNLPADLMDEKTIGNQFEEPDQPMQSHDEIMAIISEATVPAPGVYGLNSYMTDGLDMDDDMDLENDSDIDVDSSGEVVYAM; encoded by the exons ATGAAGGGAAAAAGTGTGACCCAATGTGCAGAACATCTAGAGGGTTTAATCAAAGGGAAAGAAGCAGCTAAAG GACCAACTTGGAAATTGGGAATGGATAGATCGACGCTAGCACTGGGTCCTATCATGGACCTGCCGATCATGCACGACAGTGACCGGTACGATTTCGTCCGAGATATCGGTTCAGGAAATTTCGGAATCGCGAGATTGATGAGAGATAAGCTCACTAAAGAGCTCGTTGCCGTCAAATACATCGAGAGAGGTGATAAG ATTGATGAAAATGTTCAAAGGGAAATAATTAATCATAGGTCTCTCAGGCACCCCAACATTGTTAGGTTTAAAGAG GTCATATTAACACCAACCCATCTAGCTATTGTGATGGAATATGCTGCTGGTGGAGAGCTTTTTGAACGTATATGCAAGGCAGGGCGCTTCATTGAGGATGAG GCTCGCTTTTTCTTTCAACAGCTTATATCAGGGGTCAGCTATTGTCATGCAATG CAAATATGTCACCGGGACTTGAAGTTGGAAAATACTTTGTTGGATGGAAGCCCAGCTCCTCGTTTGAAGATATGTGATTTTGGGTACTCCAAG TCTTCGGTGCTTCATTCACAACCAAAATCAACTGTTGGAACTCCTGCATACATTGCTCCAGAAGTATTAATGAGGCAAGAATACGATGGCAAG ATTGCAGACGTGTGGTCATGTGGGGTAACATTATATGTTATGCTTGTTGGTGCATATCCTTTTGAGGATCCTGATGAACCCAAGGACTTCCGAAAGACAATACAA AGAATTCTCAGTGTTCAGTATTCCATTCCAAGCTCTGTTCAAATATCTACCGAGTGTCACCACCTGATCTCAAGGATATTTGTTGCTGACCCTGGAGCG AGGATTACAATTCCGGAAATCAAGAATCATGAGTGGTTTCTGAAGAACCTCCCTGCAGACCTCATGGATGAGAAGACAATAGGAAACCAGTTTGAAGAGCCTGATCAACCCATGCAGAGTCATGATGAGATCATGGCGATAATTTCTGAGGCCACTGTACCAGCACCAGGGGTCTATGGCCTTAATAGCTACATGACGGATGGCTTAGACATGGATGATGACATGGACTTGGAAAACGATTCAGACATCGATGTAGATAGCAGTGGAGAGGTAGTGTATGCAATGTGA